GTTTTTGATTAATGCCTCTTCCAGGTTTACCCCGGTCTGGTTGGCCAGGCAAAGGAGTACCCAAAGCACATCCGCCATTTCATCGGCCATATTTTTCGATAAGTCAGATTTTTTGAAAGATTGATCACCATACGTACGTGCCATGATCCGTGCCAATTCACCGACCTCCTCAGTGAGGATCGCCATATTGGTCAGCTCGCTGAAATAGCGGACACCATAGGTTTTGATCCATTCATCCACTTGCTGTTGGGCTTCCTGTATCGTCATATTGTTTCGTTTTGTTTCTCGTTACTTTTTGGAATTCGTCGGGAGTGATTACACCTACTTTCTCCCCAATCTTCCTGGTTTCCCGGTCTCCTCCTTCTTCCGGTTTCTATTCCCTATTTTTTGAGTCGATCCAAATCGTAACCGGTCCATCATTTACCAGGCTGACCTGCATGTCGGCCCCGAACTTCCCGGTCGCTACCGGTTTTAATAACATCTCCGACAGAGTAGAGCAGAACTGCTCATAAAGAGGGATGGAGATATCCGGTTTCGCAGCACGTAGATAAGAAGGTCGATTGCCTTTCTTTGTGCTGGCATGCAGTGTAAATTGTGAAACCACTAATATATCGCCCCCGGTTTCAAGCACCGACCGGTTCATAACCCCTTTTCCATCGTCAAATATACGTAAATTTACCGTCTTTTTACATAGGAAGCCAATATCCTCTTCATTATCGGCTTCTTCTATTCCTACCAATAGTAGCATCCCTTCGCCAATACTGCTTATTTTTTGCCCGTCGATATGAACGGCTGCTTCCCTTACGCGTTGAATAAGTAGTCTCATAATTGCTCATTTTCCCTTGTTATCCATTTCCAGATGATCTCGCCTTTACTTTTTCCGATCACAGAAATGAGCTCTTCTTTGGTTGCCTCTTTAATCCGTTTGATACTTTTAAAATAGATCAACAATCTCTTTTTTGTTTCAGGGCCGATACCTTTGACCTGGTCCAATTCCGAAGTTGTTTGAGATTTGCTCCTTTTTTGCCGGTGGAAGGTGATCCCAAACCGGTGCGCTTCATCCCGTGCCTGCTGGATAAGTTTTAACGTTTCTGAACTCTTGTCGATATAGAGCGGAATGGGATCTTCAGGGAAATAAATTTCTTCCAGGCGCTTGGCAATACCTATAATTGCGATTTTTCCGTATAGTCCGATTTTCTGAAGCGATTCCACAGCAGCATGCAATTGTCCTTTACCTCCATCAATTACAATGAGTTGGGGTAGGGGAGCGCCTTCGTTAAGTAGCCGAGAATAGCGTCTTTCTATAATCTCGCGCATTGATGCGAAATCATCAGGCCCTACAACCGTTTTCACGTTGTAATGGCGGTAATCTTTTTTTGATGGTTTTGCTTTTTTGAAAACAACACAGGCTGCCACCGGATTTGTCCCCTGGATATTGGAATTGTCGAAGCACTCGATGTGCCATGGAATTTCTTTTAACCGGAGATCATTCTGTACTCCCTTCAGGATTCTGGTTGCCCGTTGTTCGGGATTGAGCATCTCTGCTTTTTTCAATTTGTCGATCTTATATTGCTTTACATTCTTTTCTGACAGACTGAGCAGTTTTCGTTTTTCTCCCCTTTGTGGAATGGTGAACTCTACGTCCGGCAGTTTCAGGTCGGGAATAAAAGGTACGATCACCTCTTTCATGTCACTGCCGAATCGTTGCCGCATCTCTACAATCCCCATTCCAAGCAGTTCTTCAGGAGATTCATCGAGTTTCTTTTTATATTCGAACGTATAAGCTTGATTCACAGCGCCATTCACTACGTGTAGGTAATTAATGTATGCTGAATTTTCAGCCTCTTCAATGGAGAAGACATCCAGATTATAGTTTATGTTACTTACTACCTGTGATTTCTCTCTGAAATTCTGGATCAGCAGCAATTTTTCCTTTAACCTGTGTGCCTCTTCAAACCGCAGTTGTCCCGCAAGGGTCTGCATCTTTTCATGAATCTGTCTTTCGATAATAGCTACATTCCCCTTCAATATCTCAATGATCTCTTCGATATTTTTATTGTACTCTGCCAGTGATTGCAAAGCCTCACATGGCCCTTCACATCGTTTGATATGATATTCGAGGCATACCTTGAATTTTCCGGCGGCTATGTTTTCAGGAGTCAGATTGAGCCGGCACGTACGTATTTTGTATACACGCCTGAAAATATCCAGCAGTGCATTCACCGATTGTACCGAGGTATAGGGGCCGAAATATTTGGACCCATCTTTCACTATATTCCGGGTTTTATAGACCCGGGGGAAATATTCATTTTTCACCACGATAAAGGGGTAGGATTTGTCATCCTTAAGCATCACATTGTATCGTGGCTTTAACTTTTTGATCAGGTTATTTTCGAGTAAGAAGGTGTCCTCTTCAGAATTGACGACAATGTATTTTATCTTTCGTATCTTTCTTACAAGAATGCGTGTTTTCGGATGATCATGGTGTTTGTTAAAGTAAGAAGAGACTCTTTTTTTGAGATCCTTGGCTTTACCGACATATATAACGGTGTCATTCTCATCAAGGAACTGATAGCAGCCCGGTTGGTGAGGGATAACGGCAAGCGTATTTTTAATTTCGTCGGTCATGGCTGGGTTTTAGTCTAAATTGGAGTGAAAATCCCTGATGGCCGGTCAGCAATTCTATCTGCCGATACTATCAGGGATATTCTCTCTCCTTAAAATTTGATTACCGAATTTACTTCGACATCTTTCGGGAAATGATCAATCCCTTTTAGCTCTTCCAGTTCTATAAGAAAGTTGATATAAATCTTCTTTACACCCAATTTCTTTACAAGATTATACGCAGCCACCATCGTTCCTCCGGTAGCCAGCAGGTCGTCGTGAAGCAACACCACGTCCTCATTCGTCAATGCATCCTGGTGGATCTGGATGGTGTCTTCCCCATATTCTTTCGTGTAAGTTTCTTCTATTACTTTATAAGGGAGTTTTCCGGGTTTACGGATAGGTACAAATCCTACACCTAACCGGATCGCGGTAGCCGGCCCCATAAAAAAACCCCTGGATTCGATCCCCACCACTTTGGTAATACCCTTGTCCTTATATCTGTCATATAGGATATCCGAAAGTTCTTTCAAGTGGGATGCTGATTGGAACAGGGTCGTGATGTCGTAGAATTCAATCCCCGGAATAGGGAAGTCAGGGATGCTCCTGACAGCGGAAGTAAGTGTTTCGATACTCATTTTTTATTCATTAAAATTAGTCTATTTGAGTCGCTTTCGCTCCTCGATTTTCAATTCTTTACAGACTATTTCTGCGTCCGACATAAGTAAAACTTGTTTTGCTTATGTTCTCTCTTGTCGAAATAGTACTCGCGATGGTAATATAAGCGAGTTTATACTATGCTCATTTAAATAAATAACTCTCGCTCGGCAATGTTCAAGCGAGCTTGACACTGCCCTCGCTTACGCGTTATTTTAGCTTAACGAAACGTTGTTATATAATTTATCTTTTTTGAATGTTCCACGTGAAACATTTCTGTTTTAACGTCCTAATAAGACAAGCAAAACGGATATGTCATTGGGTGAAACACCCGGAATTCTGCTCGCCTGGGCAATCGTCCCCGGGTTAATTCTGGTCAGTTTTTGTCTTGCTTCTGTCGAGAGCGATTGTATTTCGTTGTAGTTGAATTTGTCCTTGATGCGAATATCTTCTAAACGTGTGATTTTATCCGCCATCATCCGTTCACGCTTGATATAGCCGTTATATTTTATCTCTATGTCGGCCGACTCAATGATCTCCTCTTCCCGTTCGTCGATAGTCTCTAATAGCTCTTTGAGCGGAGCCACCTCTTGCGCCATTAGCGTCAGGTCGATGTGTGGCCTTGTTAACAGGTCATGTAGCTTCACGCCGTGCTTCAAAGGTGCTGTGCCGATGTGTTCGAGGAATGGGTTGATACGATCTGCCTTGATGGAGAAATTGTGTGCGAAATTGATGATTTGTGCAACTTTTTCTTCTTTTCGGTTGAGTAGCCGGAGTCTCTCTTGAGTCGCCAGTCCTAACTCATAACTCTTTTTTGTGAGTCTTTCGTCTGCATTGTCCTGACGGAGAAGAATACGGTATTCAGCACGGGAGGTGAACATCCTATAGGGTTCGTCAACACCCTTCGTGATCAGGTCGTCGATCAATACTCCTATGTATGCTTCGTCTCTGCGTAATACAAAAGGATCTCCCCCATGACAGTTGATATGGGCGTTGATGCCTGCTATCAATCCTTGCCCTGCCGCCTCTTCATAACCCGTAGTGCCGTTGATTTGTCCTGCAAAAAAGAGGTTTTTCACCAACTTTGTTTCCAGTGTCGGATACAATTGCCGGGGGTCGAAGAAATCATATTCTATGGCATAACCGGGACGGAAAATATGTGCATTCCGGAAGGCCGGTATCCGTTGCAAGGCGCTCAATTGTGTCTGCAAGGGTAGGGAAGAAGAGAAGCCGTTGAGATAACACTCATGGGTTGTTTCTCCTTCAGGTTCCAAAAACAGTTGATGGCTCGTCTTCTCGGAAAAAGTGACGATTTTGGTCTCTATGCTGGGGCAATAGCGAGGCCCTATGCTTTGTATCTGTCCGTTGTAGAGTGGCGAATCACTTAATCCATCACGTAAGGCTTCATGTACCTCTTCAGAGGTATAAGCTATCCAGCAGCTTCTTTGTTTGAGTGTTCGTTGTACATCCGGAAGATAGGAGAATTTATGAAAATCTTCATCTCCTTTCTGTTCTTCCAGCAGGGAAAAATCAACCGTTCTCCCGTCAATACGTACTGGAGTCCCTGTCTTCATCCGGTCAGTGGAGAATCCCAGGTCACGCAATTGCTCTGTCATCCCGTAGGAGGCCGGTTCGGAAACACGTCCTCCGCCGATCTGTACCTTGCCAATATGGATCAGTCCATTTAAAAAAGTGCCGTTTGTAAGGATTACTGCTTTGCTGAAAAACTCTACTCCCATGCCGGTTTTTACTCCGGAAATAGTAGAGTCTTTACAAAGAAGCCCGGTCACCATATCCTGCCACATATCCAGGTTAGGTGTGTTTTCTATAATTGTGCGCCATGTTTCGATAAATTTCATCCGGTCACTTTGTACACGGGGGCTCCACATGGCAGGGCCTTTTGAACGGTTCAACATGCGGAACTGGATAGCAGTCTTGTCGCTCACAATTCCCGTCTGCCCACCCAATGCATCAATTTCACGCACAATCTGTCCCTTGGCAATACCACCTACGGCGGGATTGCAACTCATCTGGGCAACCTTGTTCATGTCCATCGTGATCAGGAGTGTCTTGGATCCCAGATTGGCAGCGGCTACAGCCGCTTCGCATCCGGCATGGCCTGCCCCTACCACTATGATGTCGTAATTGAAAGTCATTTTTTTTTTGATTTGAGATAGCAAAGATACTAAAAAAGAAAAAGTTACCTGTTATAGTAATGTTAATTACCGGAAAGAGGTATAAAATCCCTTTTAATTCAGATGTTTACAGAGAAAATGATTCTTCAAGTTCATTCGTTTGTTTATCGGAATCTTTATATATTTGCACCCAAAATATCAATTGTTCAATTACATTATTCGTTTTGAGTCGCCTTTATTCCTCGATTGTTAATTCTGCGATCGACATATATTTTATATAAAAAATTTCTAAAACTTGCGATAATGAATCTGAAACAACTTTTCTTGGCTGCATTCTGCATATTTTTTATCTTTTCTGTATATGGACAATCTGATAACAGTGGATAGCAATACCAAAAAATTTATTTGTCGTTGAATGCCGGTATGAACTTCAACTTAGGATCTTCAAGTATTGAATTATCGAATGAACTTATCGTTCCTCCAACCAAAAGGGGATTTTCTCCCGGTTTTGATGGTGCTTGGTTTTTCTCAAAGAATTATGGAGTTGGGATAAAGTATGCTTTCTATACCTCCAAATACAATAAAGAATCTTATCTGGAATATACAGAACACTCCTATGATTATCCTGTGTATGAATATAAGTCATTAGCTTTTAAAGAGAAATCGCATATGTTTGGTCCCGCCATTTATGGAAGATGGCCTTTGGGTGAAACGAAATGGATGATCATGGCTAATGCCGGAGTAGTGATGTTTTATAATGAATTGACAGGAATAGAAAAGATAATTACTTATATTATTGATTCTCCTGATTTAATCGTTGATCAAAGTCAATTACCCGAGGATAGAAAAATGGGTGGTGCATATAAAGGAATTGCTGCAGGTTTTACTTTGTCCGGAGCTATCCGTTACCAACTTCTCCCTTTTGCAGGAATAACTGTCCAAACCAGTGGTATTTATGCACCCTTTTCCAGAATGAGTAATCCCAATTTGAAGACTGGACCACATGGTGAGGATTTCTCCAGGAGAATCGGCAGAGTAGGTCTTTCAGCCGCTATTGATTTCTCTTTTTAACGATTTGTTTTTTCCAAGGTGCTTTATATGGCGGGAATTACAGAATTAATTCCCTTTTTCTTTTCTCAGGCTGAGGGCTCTTTCTTCAGCCTCTTTCATCTGTTTGCTTTCGGCTTCCGATTTATCATTGATACCGCATAAGTGGAGCACGCCATGGATAATGACACGGTATAACTCCTCTTCGAAATCAGTGTCATATTGAATTGAGTTGGATAGTACCGTATCGAGGCTGATAAAAATATCTCCCGAAATGCGATTACCTTCGGAATAATCGAAGGTGATGATATCGGTATAAAAATCATGTTGAAGGTATTGCCGGTTGACTTCCAGAATTTTTTCGTCGGTACAAAAAAGATAGGAAATATCACCGGTTTGTTTCCCGTAACTTTTCGTAACGGATTTTATCCAGTTTGCCGTCTCCCTTTTTTTGATCTTCGGGAAATCGATATTTTCAGCTTCGAAAGTAATTGCCATTTTATTAACATTTATTCACCTGGAGGATGCTTTATTTTTTATCCGAAAAAGAGATAGGCCACAAAAATGGCGGCAATAATACCTGCCAAATCGGCCAAAAGCGCATAGGGAACGGTATAGCGGGAATTTTTGATGTTCACCGCACCATAATAAACAGCCACGATATAGAAGGTGGTGTCGGTAGCCCCCTGAAGTACGGAGGATAATCTGCCGGCAAACGAGTCGGCTCCGAATGTCTGCATGGCATCGATCATCATTCCCCTGGCACCGCTACCGCTCAGCGGTTTCATCAATGCGGTGGGCATACCATCCACCCAGCGGGTATCGAGGCCTGTCAGCGCTACCATATCCCGCAGCCCTTCCATCAGGAAATCCATCGCTCCCGAAGCACGGAAGACCCCAATCCCTACCAGTATAGCGATAAGGAAAGGAATAATGGTGACAGCAGTCTTAAAACCCTCTTTTGCCCCGTCGATAAACGCATCAAAGATATTTATTTTACGGCGTAGTGCCTTTACAATGAAAAGTACGATAATAGTGAAGAGAAAGATATTTGCAGCAAGACCCGAGACAATATTGATCTGTTCCTGCGACATCGACCGGAAGAGAATTATCGTGCCGATGATAAGTATTGCTATGCTCAATACAAAACCCATGATCGCCTTGTTGAAGATATTGATACGCTGTTTCAGACAGACGGCAATCATGCCGATCACGGTAGAGGAAAAGGTAGCGATCATAATCGGGACGAAGATGTCGGCAGGGTTGGCAGCACCCAACTGTGCACGATAAACCATAATAGTGACGGGAATCAATGTCAAACCCGATGCATTCAGGATTAGGAACATGATCATGGGATTGGAGGCTTCCTCTTTTCTCAGGTTAATCTCCTGCAGTTCCTGCATCGCTTTCAACCCGAACGGTGTAGCTGCATTGTCAAGGCCCAGCATATTGGCAGAGAGGTTCATCAGGATGGAGCCCGAAGCAGGATGATTCTTGGGTATATCGGGAAAAAGCCGGGAAAAAAGGGGGGCGACAGCCCTCGAAAAGAGCTCTATCATGCCTCCCCGTTCACCTATCTTCATCACCCCCAGCCAGAGTGACAGCACCCCCGTCAATCCCAGAGAAATTTCAAAACCGGTTCTGGCGGACTCATAAGTAGAATTCATGATCTCGGTAAAGACATTTACATCTCCAAAGAAAACCAGCTTTACCAAAGCCACCACGAAAGCGATCAGAAAAAAAGCAATCCAAATATAATTCAATACCATATTCTGCGGGAATCTGAGATTAGACGGACATTTAACGGACAAAGATTCACCAAAGATACAATTTATGACTATTTATCAAAAAGAAAACAATATAATTTCTAACTTTAAGGCAGGTTAATGTGCCAATGAGAATAATGTGCCAAACAACGTTCAACGGAGCAAATCGTGGTTAATATGCCAATGAATTTGGATGGCACAATGATTTAATAATTTAATTGGCACATTGGCATATTGATTAATTAGCACGTTAGAAAGACATGCGCTGGAAAGATTTTCTATATTTTCAGAGAGGTTCAAAGACAGCAGTCATCCTGTTGCTTATTCTTATTGTGTTAACCTTTATTTTGAATGCACTTCTCAGCTACAAGAACTCGTCGGATGTTATCCTGATGCAGAATGATTCGCTGGTTCGGGAATTTGAAGAATTTCGGCGTACATTAAAGGTAAGGGAACCTTCCGCCGTTACTGTTCCAGAAGAGAGAGAGGCTCCAATGGAGCGGAAAAGTGCTGCAGAGCGTTCGTCGGACAAGGGTGGTTCTGCAAATAAGAGCATCTCCCGTCAAGGTGAGAAGAATGCTACAGAAAGGTATTCCTCACGAAGCAGTGACATATCATCCTTCCGTGCTGCTTATCCGTCTATGGAGAAACTTTCCGAAGGGGAAACTATTTCCCTGAACAAAGCCGATACGTCCGAATGGAAGAAAGTGCCCGGTATCGGTAGTGTGTATGCTTCCCGTATTGTGAAGTACCGCGACTTGCTGGGCGGATTTGTATATGTTGAGCAACTATTGGAAGTGTACGGTATTGATCAGGAACTTTTCTCCCGCATAGCTGTTTATATTGAACCTGATGGCAATTTCCGCAGGATCCAGGTTAATCAATCAGATTTCAAGGAATTATTGCGTCATCCCTACCTGAATTACAAACAGGTACAAGCGATCATGAGCATTCGCCGGAGAAAAGGTAATATCACCTCTATTCGTGAACTCTCCATCCTCGATGAGTTTACACCGGATGACATCCTTCGTCTTGAACCCTATTTGGAATTCTGATAATTGATATTTCTGTAGATTAATAAATTGAATAATTAAGCAAGTCTTGACTCTTGTATCTAATTTTTATCGTATGAGACGAACATCTCTCCTTTTTTTTTCTGTTATATGTGTGGCTCTTCTCCTGTTGTTAGCCGGTTGTAGTACAAAAAGCGGTAAAGAAATTGACCCGGAATTTGCCCGTTATATTTCAGCATTTACGTATGGAAATGTCTCTTCCGATGCATTTATCCAGATAGAACTTGTGCAGGAGATT
This window of the Proteiniphilum saccharofermentans genome carries:
- a CDS encoding adenine phosphoribosyltransferase, yielding MSIETLTSAVRSIPDFPIPGIEFYDITTLFQSASHLKELSDILYDRYKDKGITKVVGIESRGFFMGPATAIRLGVGFVPIRKPGKLPYKVIEETYTKEYGEDTIQIHQDALTNEDVVLLHDDLLATGGTMVAAYNLVKKLGVKKIYINFLIELEELKGIDHFPKDVEVNSVIKF
- a CDS encoding nucleoside recognition domain-containing protein — translated: MVLNYIWIAFFLIAFVVALVKLVFFGDVNVFTEIMNSTYESARTGFEISLGLTGVLSLWLGVMKIGERGGMIELFSRAVAPLFSRLFPDIPKNHPASGSILMNLSANMLGLDNAATPFGLKAMQELQEINLRKEEASNPMIMFLILNASGLTLIPVTIMVYRAQLGAANPADIFVPIMIATFSSTVIGMIAVCLKQRINIFNKAIMGFVLSIAILIIGTIILFRSMSQEQINIVSGLAANIFLFTIIVLFIVKALRRKINIFDAFIDGAKEGFKTAVTIIPFLIAILVGIGVFRASGAMDFLMEGLRDMVALTGLDTRWVDGMPTALMKPLSGSGARGMMIDAMQTFGADSFAGRLSSVLQGATDTTFYIVAVYYGAVNIKNSRYTVPYALLADLAGIIAAIFVAYLFFG
- the uvrC gene encoding excinuclease ABC subunit UvrC, producing the protein MTDEIKNTLAVIPHQPGCYQFLDENDTVIYVGKAKDLKKRVSSYFNKHHDHPKTRILVRKIRKIKYIVVNSEEDTFLLENNLIKKLKPRYNVMLKDDKSYPFIVVKNEYFPRVYKTRNIVKDGSKYFGPYTSVQSVNALLDIFRRVYKIRTCRLNLTPENIAAGKFKVCLEYHIKRCEGPCEALQSLAEYNKNIEEIIEILKGNVAIIERQIHEKMQTLAGQLRFEEAHRLKEKLLLIQNFREKSQVVSNINYNLDVFSIEEAENSAYINYLHVVNGAVNQAYTFEYKKKLDESPEELLGMGIVEMRQRFGSDMKEVIVPFIPDLKLPDVEFTIPQRGEKRKLLSLSEKNVKQYKIDKLKKAEMLNPEQRATRILKGVQNDLRLKEIPWHIECFDNSNIQGTNPVAACVVFKKAKPSKKDYRHYNVKTVVGPDDFASMREIIERRYSRLLNEGAPLPQLIVIDGGKGQLHAAVESLQKIGLYGKIAIIGIAKRLEEIYFPEDPIPLYIDKSSETLKLIQQARDEAHRFGITFHRQKRSKSQTTSELDQVKGIGPETKKRLLIYFKSIKRIKEATKEELISVIGKSKGEIIWKWITRENEQL
- the mnmG gene encoding tRNA uridine-5-carboxymethylaminomethyl(34) synthesis enzyme MnmG yields the protein MTFNYDIIVVGAGHAGCEAAVAAANLGSKTLLITMDMNKVAQMSCNPAVGGIAKGQIVREIDALGGQTGIVSDKTAIQFRMLNRSKGPAMWSPRVQSDRMKFIETWRTIIENTPNLDMWQDMVTGLLCKDSTISGVKTGMGVEFFSKAVILTNGTFLNGLIHIGKVQIGGGRVSEPASYGMTEQLRDLGFSTDRMKTGTPVRIDGRTVDFSLLEEQKGDEDFHKFSYLPDVQRTLKQRSCWIAYTSEEVHEALRDGLSDSPLYNGQIQSIGPRYCPSIETKIVTFSEKTSHQLFLEPEGETTHECYLNGFSSSLPLQTQLSALQRIPAFRNAHIFRPGYAIEYDFFDPRQLYPTLETKLVKNLFFAGQINGTTGYEEAAGQGLIAGINAHINCHGGDPFVLRRDEAYIGVLIDDLITKGVDEPYRMFTSRAEYRILLRQDNADERLTKKSYELGLATQERLRLLNRKEEKVAQIINFAHNFSIKADRINPFLEHIGTAPLKHGVKLHDLLTRPHIDLTLMAQEVAPLKELLETIDEREEEIIESADIEIKYNGYIKRERMMADKITRLEDIRIKDKFNYNEIQSLSTEARQKLTRINPGTIAQASRIPGVSPNDISVLLVLLGR
- a CDS encoding helix-hairpin-helix domain-containing protein; its protein translation is MRWKDFLYFQRGSKTAVILLLILIVLTFILNALLSYKNSSDVILMQNDSLVREFEEFRRTLKVREPSAVTVPEEREAPMERKSAAERSSDKGGSANKSISRQGEKNATERYSSRSSDISSFRAAYPSMEKLSEGETISLNKADTSEWKKVPGIGSVYASRIVKYRDLLGGFVYVEQLLEVYGIDQELFSRIAVYIEPDGNFRRIQVNQSDFKELLRHPYLNYKQVQAIMSIRRRKGNITSIRELSILDEFTPDDILRLEPYLEF
- the dtd gene encoding D-aminoacyl-tRNA deacylase; this translates as MRLLIQRVREAAVHIDGQKISSIGEGMLLLVGIEEADNEEDIGFLCKKTVNLRIFDDGKGVMNRSVLETGGDILVVSQFTLHASTKKGNRPSYLRAAKPDISIPLYEQFCSTLSEMLLKPVATGKFGADMQVSLVNDGPVTIWIDSKNRE
- the ybeY gene encoding rRNA maturation RNase YbeY, with the protein product MAITFEAENIDFPKIKKRETANWIKSVTKSYGKQTGDISYLFCTDEKILEVNRQYLQHDFYTDIITFDYSEGNRISGDIFISLDTVLSNSIQYDTDFEEELYRVIIHGVLHLCGINDKSEAESKQMKEAEERALSLRKEKGN
- a CDS encoding nucleotide pyrophosphohydrolase; translated protein: MTIQEAQQQVDEWIKTYGVRYFSELTNMAILTEEVGELARIMARTYGDQSFKKSDLSKNMADEMADVLWVLLCLANQTGVNLEEALIKNIKKKTMRDADRHLNNAKLQDNNDK